In Nocardioides sp. W7, the genomic stretch GTCACACCGCCCTCGGCGTCGTCACCGGCAAGCCGCTGACGCTCGGAGGCTCTCTGGGGCGGGCCAGTGCGACCTCGGCCGGTGTCGTCCACGTCGCACTCGCCGCGATGGATCACATCGGCCTGCGCCAGAAGCGGGCGACCGCGGCCATCCAGGGTTTCGGCAAGGTCGGTCGCGACGCCGCAGTCCTCCTCGAGCGCGCGGGCGTGCGGGTCGTGGCGGTGAGCGACCAGTACGCGGCGGTCCGGAACGAGGACGGACTGAACATCGAGGCGTTGGTGCGCCACGTCGACTCCACGGGTCAGGTCGGCGGCTTCGACGGAGGAGACACCTGCCTTGACCGCGACGACCTGCTGTACGACGCCGTCGACCTGCTTGTCCCGGCGGCCGTCGAGGGCGTGCTCAACGCCGGGAACGCCCACCGGGTCCAGGCTCGACTGGTCGTCGAGGGCGCGAACGGACCAACGACCCCCGATGCCGACGAGATCCTCGAGAACGCCGGCTGCCTCGTGGTCCCCGACATCCTCGCCAACGCCGGTGGAGTGATCGTCTCGTACTTCGAATGGGTCCAAGCCAACCAGGCGTACTGGTGGAGCGAGAAGGAGGTCGAGGCGCGACTGCGCGACCGCATGCAGGCCGCGTGGGAGCGCGTGATCGAGACGGCTCGCCAGCGCGACGTCTCGATGCGTCGAGCCGCGACCGCGATCGCCGTCGACGCCGTGGCATCGGCGCACCTCGCCCGAGGGCTCTACCCGTGACCGACGACCTGGCATCTGCGCCGCGGCCCCGACAGGACTGCCGCGGCTGGATCGGGCCCACCACGCGCGCCGTCCAGGCGATCTGACCGTGACCGGGCTCTACGTAGCCTCTGCGGGCGCCGCCGCCCAGACGAGGGTGGCGGACCCTCCCGTCGTCGCCCACTGCAGGCTCTCGGGCTCTTGGGCATGAAGCGAGTCTCCCTCTCCGAGATGCCAGGCCTCGCCGTCCACGACGACGTCGACCTTGCCGGACAGGACGAACGCCACGACCGAGCTCTGCGCGATCTCGAGCGGACAGTCGCCCGACTCGCCTGGATCGGATGTCTGGAACGCGACCTGCATCTGGAGAGCCGAGCTGCTCACCAGAGCCGTGCCCCGGCCGGTCTCGAGACGGCCGCGCTCGACCGTCGACGTGGTCTCTGCCGCCAGGAACTCGCCGATCGTCAGCTCGAGCGCGTGTGCGATGCGGGAGAGCACCGGCAAGGATGCGGCACTGGAACCGCTCTCGACCGCGCTGAGGTACGAGGTCGAGACCTCTGCCCGACGTGCCGCCTCGGACAGGGTCAGCCCAAGCTCCAGTCGACGTTCTCGCAGACGCGCCCCCATCGTCGTCACCAGTGACGTCGGGTCCTGAGTCCGGCGGGCCATCGACTCAGACGATCGCCGGGCTGACGAACCAGAGGATCTCTGCTGGGCCATTCGAGGTGATCTCCATCGAGTAGGGGGTCTGGGACGTGAAGTGCACCGATTCTCCGGCGCCGAGGTCTTCGGTCTCGCCGTTGAAGGTGAACTGCACCGATCCCGAGAGCACGAGTGCGAATCGCTCACCGACGTTCCTGAACTTCACCGGTGGCTCTTCGCTCGGGTACGCGCGGTGAACCAGTGCCGTGAGTGACGTGCCGGGGCCGTGGCTGCTGAGGATCGTGTACTCCTCGGCGGCGTTGGGTGACATCCGCAGCTTGTTGAGGTCCCCTGCCCGCGAGACGCGGACCTTGGGTCCCGATACGACCGGGAAGAACTGGGTGAGGTCGGCACCCACGGTCATGGCGATCGTGGACAGCGCGCTCAACGACGGGAG encodes the following:
- a CDS encoding Glu/Leu/Phe/Val dehydrogenase, giving the protein MTLTAVDPTRTSVDGADPLRDARTQLADAVALLGHSRGIYDMLATARRELTVSVPLRRDDGTVELLVGHRVQHNMSRGPTKGGLRYSPDVTLDEVRALAMWMSWKCALVDIPYGGAKGGVCFDPRSYSRGEIQRVTRRYTSEIMPILGPTTDIPAPDIGTDDQVMAWMMDTYSVNRGHTALGVVTGKPLTLGGSLGRASATSAGVVHVALAAMDHIGLRQKRATAAIQGFGKVGRDAAVLLERAGVRVVAVSDQYAAVRNEDGLNIEALVRHVDSTGQVGGFDGGDTCLDRDDLLYDAVDLLVPAAVEGVLNAGNAHRVQARLVVEGANGPTTPDADEILENAGCLVVPDILANAGGVIVSYFEWVQANQAYWWSEKEVEARLRDRMQAAWERVIETARQRDVSMRRAATAIAVDAVASAHLARGLYP
- a CDS encoding helix-turn-helix transcriptional regulator, whose product is MARRTQDPTSLVTTMGARLRERRLELGLTLSEAARRAEVSTSYLSAVESGSSAASLPVLSRIAHALELTIGEFLAAETTSTVERGRLETGRGTALVSSSALQMQVAFQTSDPGESGDCPLEIAQSSVVAFVLSGKVDVVVDGEAWHLGEGDSLHAQEPESLQWATTGGSATLVWAAAPAEAT
- a CDS encoding XRE family transcriptional regulator, yielding MDRSIANLGQVIRRHRLAAGMNVKQLAQETGYSGAYISQVESGTTLPSLSALSTIAMTVGADLTQFFPVVSGPKVRVSRAGDLNKLRMSPNAAEEYTILSSHGPGTSLTALVHRAYPSEEPPVKFRNVGERFALVLSGSVQFTFNGETEDLGAGESVHFTSQTPYSMEITSNGPAEILWFVSPAIV